A single genomic interval of Papaver somniferum cultivar HN1 unplaced genomic scaffold, ASM357369v1 unplaced-scaffold_7, whole genome shotgun sequence harbors:
- the LOC113343900 gene encoding uncharacterized protein LOC113343900, which produces MTLTQWDHYDVVLCKFFPAILRDEALMWFNNLPKGSVESFEHLSELFLETYIHNSRVRPEVDALFQMSRGPNESLRSLVTCWRKLCAEIEKVPEDYAILGFKNSLRKTNPIFVRMYETMPKNLGKLREIQENYVSLEELQDGTYDKMAKGTNRGANVVKPQNPQAPAQGAGRSNNQSTQFDKHRNGGWKGRDQAQQKKRKFVDPVYTKLNTPISEILKKIDGQHKITYP; this is translated from the coding sequence ATGACGCTAACCCAATGGGACCATTATGACGTGGTACTGTGTAAATTTTTCCCTGCCATCCTGAGGGATGAAGCCCTAATGTGGTTCAATAACCTTCCCAAGGGATCAGTTGAATCGTTCGAGCACCTGTCCGAGCTATTTTTAGAAACGTACATTCACAATAGCAGGGTCCGACCAGAGGTCGACGCGCTGTTCCAAATGTCCCGAGGGCCAAATGAGTCACTCCGCTCCCTGGTGACATGTTGGAGGAAGTTATGTGCTGAGATCGAAAAGGTCCCTGAGGACTATGCCATCTTGGGCTTTAAAAATAGTCTCCGAAAAACAAACCCTATCTTTGTCCGCATGTATGAAACTATGCCAAAGAACTTGGGCAAACTAAGAGAAATACAAGAGAATTATGTATCCTTGGAGGAACTCCAAGACGGAACTTACGACAAAATGGCAAAAGGAACTAATAGAGGAGCAAATGTGGTAAAGCCACAGAACCCACAGGCACCAGCCCAAGGAGCGGGGCGATCCAACAACCAATCCACCCAGTTCGACAAGCATCGGAATGGAGGGTGGAAAGGGAGAGACCAGGCCCAACAAAAGAAGAGAAAGTTTGTAGACCCAGTCTACACGAAGCTAAACACCCCCATATCCGAGATCCTCAAAAAGATTGATGGACAACATAAAATAACTTACCCATAG